In Phoenix dactylifera cultivar Barhee BC4 chromosome 11, palm_55x_up_171113_PBpolish2nd_filt_p, whole genome shotgun sequence, the following are encoded in one genomic region:
- the LOC120112400 gene encoding nucleolar protein 56-like, giving the protein MALYLLFESASGYTLFHAYGLDEIGQNTEAIRNSVLDLTRFGKVVKLVAFHPFSSALDALNQCSAISEGLMTDALRNFLEINLLKPKEGKKAKFSLGVAEPKFGSQEVTKIPCQSNEFVLELLHGVRLHFDRFIKDLKPSDLEKAQLGLSTIIVQDLGHLLQQ; this is encoded by the exons ATGGCGCTCTACCTCCTCTTTGAATCCGCCTCCGGCTACACCCTCTTCCACGCGTACGGCCTCGACGAGATCGGCCAGAACACCGAGGCCATCCGGAACTCGGTCCTCGACCTCACGCGCTTTGGCAAGGTGGTCAAGCTCGTCGCCTTCCACCCTTTCTCCTCCGCCCTCGATGCCCTGAACCAATGCAGCGCCATCTCCGAAG GGCTCATGACCGATGCGTTGAGGAACTTCTTGGAAATCAACCTTCTGAAACcaaaagaggggaagaaggcTAAGTTCAGCCTCGGCGTTGCAGAGCCCAAGTTTGGGTCTCAGGAAGTGACCAAGATTCCTTGCCAGAGCAATGAGTTTGTTCTCGAGCTCCTTCATGGTGTCAGGTTGCACTTTGATAGGTTCATTAAAGACTTAAAG CCATCAGACTTGGAGAAGGCTCAGCTGGGTTTGAGTACAATCATTGTTCAGGATCTCGGTCATTTGTTACAACAATGA